The DNA region AACGGTTAGAAATGTCGGTTGAAGTGGCGGGAAATGAAGATCTAGCAGATCAAGTACTCGACGGTGATCTCGAACAACCGATTGAGCTTCAACAAGTTCAAGCTTTAGAAAACGATCGAATTCAAGAACAAACGAAACCGACCGAAAGCTTTTTTGCTCGTTTAAAGCGTAGTTTACAGCGCACGAAACAAAACATTGGCGCGGGTTTTTTTGGGTTATTCAAAGACAAAAAAATTGATGATGAACTATTTGAAGAACTAGAAGAACAATTACTTATTGCTGACGTGGGAATGAATACTACGGTTAAAATTATAGATAGTTTGACCGAAAAAGCGTCTCGTCAAGATTTGCAAGATGGTGAAGCTTTATATGGTTTATTAAAGCAAGAAATGGCCGATATTTTATCGGATGTTGAGCGGCCATTAGAGATTGATGCCAGCAAAACTCCATACGTTATTTTAATGGTGGGTGTGAATGGTGTAGGCAAAACGACCACCATTGGTAAATTGGCTAAGCAATTTCAATCCCAAGGTAAGTCGGTCATTTTAGCCGCGGGAGATACGTTTCGCGCTGCCGCGGTTGAGCAACTTCAAGTTTGGGGGCAGCGTAATGATGTGCCAGTTATTGCTCAACATACTGGCGCAGATAGTGCATCGGTAATTTATGATGCGATTGAAGCCGCGCGTGCTCGTGGGGTTGATGTAGTGATTGCAGATACGGCAGGCCGTTTGCAAAATAAGAGTCATTTAATGGAAGAGTTGCGTAAAATTGTCCGTGTTATGAAAAAAATTGACGATTCTGCACCACATGAAGTGATGCTAACGTTAGATGCAGGCACAGGGCAAAACGCAATAAGCCAAGCAAAATTATTCAGCGATGTTGCACCCGTAACGGGCATTAATTTAACTAAGCTGGATGGCACCGCAAAAGGTGGCGTCATTTTTGCCTTAGCCGACCAATTTAAAATTCCAATTCGTTATATTGGTGTCGGTGAAGGGATTGATGATTTGCGCCCGTTTGAAGCTCAAGATTTCATTGAAGCGCTATTTAGTAGAGAAGAATAAACGTATATCAGGTCTTGGAATGAAAACTGTTAATTCAGGCCGATATTTGAAGCTGGTGTTTAAGGAAAAAAAATGATCAACTTTCAACAAGTCAGCAAAGTATATCGTGGTGGTCATCAGGCTCTGCAAAAGGTCGATTTTCATTTGCGTCGTGGTGAAATGGCATTTCTTGGTGGCCATTCTGGTGCCGGTAAAAGTACCTTATTAAAACTTATTTGCGCGATAGAACGCCCAAGTGATGGAAAAATACTTTTTAATGATCATGATATTAGCCGAATAAAAAGCGGTGATATTCCCTTTTTACGTCGCAACATTGGCATCATTTTTCAAGATCATAAATTATTGATGGATCGCACTGTTTTCGATAATGTGGCATTGCCTATGCGGATTGAAGGCGCTTCGGAAAATGAAATCAAACGCCGTGTTTCTGCCGCTTTAGATAAGATTGGCATGTTAGATAAAGCGCCGTGTTTGCCTCGTCAATTATCCGGTGGTGAACAACAACGTGTCGGCATTGCTAGAGCAGTGGTGAATCGCCCTCGCCTATTATTGGCTGATGAGCCTACTGGTAACCTTGATTATGATTTATCTCATCAGGTATTACATTTACTCGAAGAATTTAATCGTGCTGGTGTTTCGATTATTTTAGCGACCCATGACTTGGAATTGGTGAATAGCCGTCCTCAATATCGTCGATTTGAATTAAACCAAGGTTTTTTAAGTGAGGTTGAGCGTTATGGCCAATAAGAAAGTTAACGCGGTTAAAAAATCTAACGCACCCGCACGGCCAGCCTCTGAAGGATTTATCCGTTCTCATATTAAACAGGCCAAAATTGCATTTAATAATTTAATGCAGCGCCCGCTTGGCACCATTTTGACATTAGCTGTGGTCGCTATGTCGCTTGCACTACCTGCCACTTTTTATACGGCGGGGAAGAATATAGCGACAGTGGCTCAAGATATGAACACCGCTTCACAGATGAGTGTCTATTTAAAAGAAGGCACCCCAGAAGCTCGCTTAATGGTATTGAAAGATCAGCTAGAAAGTTGGTCAGAAGTTCAATCGGTGCAATATATTTCATCACAACAAGGCTTAGATGATTTAAGTCAGTTTGCCGGTTTAGAAAAAGCGATGTCATTATTAAGTGATACCGCTTTACCTCCTGTGCTTATTGTTCTTCCTAAGACGGAATTCCAACAAACTGATATCGCGAAAGCTTTATCTAAGAAACTTCAAGCACAAAGTGATGTCACTGATGTGCGGATGGATGAAGATTGGTTTGCACGTTTAGATGCCATTAAACATCTTGCGTACATAGTGTCGTGTTCGTTTGCGGTATTGATGTTGGTGTCGGTCTTTTTAATTGTGGGTAATACGTTACGTTTTAATGTACTGGCCCATAAAGAAGAGATTCAAGTAATGAAGCTGATTGGTGCCACCGATCGTTTTATTCTTCGACCTTATTTGTATACCGGTTTATGGTTAGGTTTTCTAGGAGCGGTTATTGCTTGGTTAATGACAATGATGATCACATTATTAGTCAGTGGTGCTGTGGATAACCTCGCCAATCTTTATGATAGCCACTTTAGCTTAACCAGTTTAGGTTGGGATGAAAGTATTTTATTATTGATGCTTGGTTCTACATTAGGTTGGATCGCGGCCAATTTATCAGCAAGAAAACATTTAAAAGAAATTGAACCTGTTTAAATTTTAGGCCTCTAATAACCGAATACCGGAAATTATAGGCTTTGATAAATAGTTCGACATACGTTTAAGTCTTTTAAATCTAGGAATTAATCATATATTTAATTTGTTTCTAGTTCGTATTAAATAAGATGTAGGCAATCTCTTGCATTCTGTGAATTTGCTATGAATAATAGTTACCCCCTTGAAGATAGGCTTATTTAAGTCCAGAATAGGTGGGTTGAAATACAGCAATATGTTTTAAAAGAGTTCAACTAGAGTCAAGTGAGGAATTGAATGTCAAACGCATATCCAATGGCTTTTGTCACCGCAGATAGTTTAGACAGCTACATTCGCACAGCAAACAGTTATCCAATGCTGACTGTTGAAGAAGAGCGTGACTTAGCAGAGCGATTACATTACAACGGTGAAATCGAAGCTGCAAAAGGCTTGATTTTGTCACACCTACGCTTTGTGGTTCATGTGGCTCGTGGTTACTCAGGTTATGGTCTGCCTCTTGCAGACCTAATCCAGGAAGGGAACATCGGCTTAATGAAGGCTGTGAAACGCTTTAACCCTGAAGTGGGCGTTCGTCTTGTCTCTTTTGCTGTTCACTGGATTAAAGCTGAAATTCATGAATACGTGCTACGTAATTGGCGTATTGTGAAAATTGCGACCACTAAGGCGCAACGTAAATTATTCTTTAATTTACGTAAATCGAAAAAGCGTTTAGGTTGGTTTAATAACGGTGAAGTTGAAACGGTTGCAAAAGAGCTTGGGGTTTCCACGACAGAAGTCCGTGAAATGGAATCTCGTTTAGCGGCTCAAGATGCGACATTCGAGATGCCTTCAGAAGATGATGATTCAATCTCATCTTATACGGCGCCAGTGCTTTATCTTGAAGATAAGCAATCGGACATCGCAGAAAGTGTTGAAGCCGATAACTGGGAATCGCATACTAACAATCGTTTAGGCCATGCTTTAGCGACGTTAGATGAACGTAGTCAGCATATTGTTCGTTCTCGTTGGTTGGATGATCAAAAATCAACGCTACAAGAGTTAGCGGAAACTTATAATGTGTCTGCAGAGCGTATTCGCCAACTTGAAAAGAATGCAATGAAAAAGTTGAAACTTGCGGTTGGTGAGTTTTAATATTCAGGCGGTGAGTCACTAAAATGTGGCAGTAGAATCGTATTAAATTTGAAAAGCCAAGATCGCCTGATCTTGGCTTTTTTTATGAGATCATATCTTATGATCAATGTTATTAATGTCACGATCGAAATCTGTGGGTAAATGTGTGGAGAAACCATGTGTCTATCGTCCATTGGACACACTATATATAGTGTAGAGCGCTGTTGATCGATGGGGATAAAAAACCAGTTACACACATTTAGATCAGGATCATCACTACATGTTGTGGATCCAAATTTAGAAAAACACTTTATCAACGTAATTCACAGCTTTATCCACAAATGGTTAAAATATGGACAGTTATTTTGACCTTAATTTATATCTGTCTTTGTTTATTGTGGGATACGTTATACTGGGCATGATTTCTCCGGCTTACTTGAGTTTAAATTGTTAAATTGGAGCGGCCGGTTTTTAATGTTTGAATATCAAGTAAAGGAAACAAGATGGATCAATTTCAACATATTAATGTCGCTCAAGCGCAAGAGATGTTAACGATGAGGCCGGCAGTATTATT from Vibrio casei includes:
- the ftsY gene encoding signal recognition particle-docking protein FtsY, with product MTAKKKRGLLSWLGFADEENKSSVDNQAEAQRSLEFDESSERVTDSETVEPEAIVESKELATEVDVADDSERLEMSVEVAGNEDLADQVLDGDLEQPIELQQVQALENDRIQEQTKPTESFFARLKRSLQRTKQNIGAGFFGLFKDKKIDDELFEELEEQLLIADVGMNTTVKIIDSLTEKASRQDLQDGEALYGLLKQEMADILSDVERPLEIDASKTPYVILMVGVNGVGKTTTIGKLAKQFQSQGKSVILAAGDTFRAAAVEQLQVWGQRNDVPVIAQHTGADSASVIYDAIEAARARGVDVVIADTAGRLQNKSHLMEELRKIVRVMKKIDDSAPHEVMLTLDAGTGQNAISQAKLFSDVAPVTGINLTKLDGTAKGGVIFALADQFKIPIRYIGVGEGIDDLRPFEAQDFIEALFSREE
- the ftsE gene encoding cell division ATP-binding protein FtsE; this encodes MINFQQVSKVYRGGHQALQKVDFHLRRGEMAFLGGHSGAGKSTLLKLICAIERPSDGKILFNDHDISRIKSGDIPFLRRNIGIIFQDHKLLMDRTVFDNVALPMRIEGASENEIKRRVSAALDKIGMLDKAPCLPRQLSGGEQQRVGIARAVVNRPRLLLADEPTGNLDYDLSHQVLHLLEEFNRAGVSIILATHDLELVNSRPQYRRFELNQGFLSEVERYGQ
- the ftsX gene encoding permease-like cell division protein FtsX, with protein sequence MANKKVNAVKKSNAPARPASEGFIRSHIKQAKIAFNNLMQRPLGTILTLAVVAMSLALPATFYTAGKNIATVAQDMNTASQMSVYLKEGTPEARLMVLKDQLESWSEVQSVQYISSQQGLDDLSQFAGLEKAMSLLSDTALPPVLIVLPKTEFQQTDIAKALSKKLQAQSDVTDVRMDEDWFARLDAIKHLAYIVSCSFAVLMLVSVFLIVGNTLRFNVLAHKEEIQVMKLIGATDRFILRPYLYTGLWLGFLGAVIAWLMTMMITLLVSGAVDNLANLYDSHFSLTSLGWDESILLLMLGSTLGWIAANLSARKHLKEIEPV
- the rpoH gene encoding RNA polymerase sigma factor RpoH, producing the protein MSNAYPMAFVTADSLDSYIRTANSYPMLTVEEERDLAERLHYNGEIEAAKGLILSHLRFVVHVARGYSGYGLPLADLIQEGNIGLMKAVKRFNPEVGVRLVSFAVHWIKAEIHEYVLRNWRIVKIATTKAQRKLFFNLRKSKKRLGWFNNGEVETVAKELGVSTTEVREMESRLAAQDATFEMPSEDDDSISSYTAPVLYLEDKQSDIAESVEADNWESHTNNRLGHALATLDERSQHIVRSRWLDDQKSTLQELAETYNVSAERIRQLEKNAMKKLKLAVGEF